From a region of the Impatiens glandulifera chromosome 4, dImpGla2.1, whole genome shotgun sequence genome:
- the LOC124935931 gene encoding aspartic proteinase A1-like, with protein MGTKFRVAVITLFLSSLLLDQLVFSESNDGFVRIGLKKFKLDENNMIDARRTTQIPDSQNDTVIVGLKNYENVQYYGEISIGTPPQKFTVLFDTGSSNLWITSSKCYFSRACYYHSKYYARRSRTYKKNGTSARIGYGSGSISGKISQDDVLVGGLTIKNQNFIEATRLYGSVHKITKYDGILGLGFQEISSRGVVPIWYNMMKQGLIRNPVFSFWLNRKIKEEKGGELVFGGFDSRHYTGNHTYVPVIRKGYWQFDMGDVSVNGKPIGISGFSALADSGCSLLLGPTVVITMLNHEIGADREDNPKCKSIVRMYGQTILNMLLVQEKPMKICSLIGLCRVDRKKSKKNIFRCNTCEMIVVWMESQHKRNQTKDVILNYVDELCDSMPQNRQRQSTVNCLRISSMPIVSFLIGGRNFTLSPKEYVLKTIGGGCISGFMPYDIAPPLGPFWILGDIFMGRYHTIFDYERLRVGFADAT; from the exons ATGGGAACAAAGTTTAGAGTAGCAGTTATCACTCTTTTTCTTTCATCCCTCCTTCTTGATCAGCTGGTGTTTTCTGAATCCAACGATGGATTCGTTAGAATTGGACTCAAAAAGTTTAAGTTAGATGAAAACAACATGATCGATGCTCGACGTACAACGCAAATACCGGATTCTCAAAATGATACCGTCATTGTAGGGCTAAAGAACTACGAGAACGTACAGTACTATGGTGAGATTTCAATCGGTACACCACCACAGAAATTCACTGTGCTTTTTGATACAGGAAGCTCTAATTTGTGGATAACTTCCTCAAAGTGCTACTTTTCC CGTGCATGTTATTACCATTCCAAATACTATGCCCGTCGTTCAAGAACGTATAAAAAGAACG GAACATCTGCTAGAATAGGCTATGGTTCAGGTTCAATATCTGGCAAGATTAGCCAAGACGATGTTTTAGTTGGTGGTTTAACAATTAAGAATCAG AACTTCATTGAAGCAACAAGACTGTACGGTTCTGTGCATAAGATTACCAAGTATGATGGCATTCTTGGCCTTGGATTTCAGGAGATATCATCCCGAGGTGTTGTTCCAATATG GTACAACATGATGAAACAGGGTCTGATTCGGAATCCAGTGTTCTCATTTTGgctaaatagaaaaataaaagaagagaaaggaGGTGAACTTGTGTTTGGTGGGTTTGATTCAAGACATTACACGGGGAACCATACTTATGTTCCTGTGATTCGCAAGGGTTATTGGCAG TTTGATATGGGTGATGTCTCCGTCAACGGTAAACCAATAG GTATTTCTGGTTTTTCTGCATTGGCAGATTCTGGATGTTCTTTATTGTTAGGTCCAACT gTTGTGATTACCATGCTAAACCATGAAATTGGAGCCGATAGAGAAGATAACCCTAAATGCAAGTCAATTGTAAGAATGTATGGACAAACCATTCTGAACATGCTCCTAGTACag gAGAAACCTATGAAAATTTGTTCCCTAATTGGATTATGCCGAGTTGATagaaagaaaagtaaaaaaaatatatttaggtGCAATACTTGTGAAATGATAGTTGTGTGGATGGAAAGTCAGCATAAgagaaatcaaacaaaagatgttattttaaattacgtTGATGAG CTATGTGATTCGATGCCACAAAATCGACAAAGGCAATCAACTGTGAACTGTTTGCGAATTTCCTCAATGCCTAtagtttcatttttaattgGTGGTAGAAATTTTACACTCTCACCTAAGGAG TATGTATTGAAGACTATTGGAGGTGGTTGCATAAGTGGCTTTATGCCCTATGATATTGCTCCTCCTCTTGGACCTTTCTG GATTTTGGGAGACATATTCATGGGTCGTTATCACACAATATTTGACTATGAAAGATTGAGAGTTGGATTCGCAGAtgcaacataa